From a region of the Streptomyces sp. B21-083 genome:
- a CDS encoding aldehyde dehydrogenase family protein, whose amino-acid sequence MTATQGTESRTHRTETAAEVVGRLRATFNTGVTRGLDWRVDQLQRLRALLVENEQELLDALWADLRKNAAEAKMQEIDFTVADIDETLANLESWLEPRPVEVPAHFGPTTTAYTTYDPLGVVLVIAPWNFPLHLLIDPIIGALAAGNTVVAKPSEMSVHTSAVASRLLRQYFDAAVLTVVEGGAEETTDLLAQRFDHIFYTGNGTVGRIVMAAAAKNLTPVTLELGGKSPVFVAPEADVDETAKRLVGAKFGNAGQQCIAPDYVLADPATAAALVPALRAAVEAQFGSTPQTAAGFGRIINERHFDRLTRLLDSGRAAVGGRHDRDDLFIAPTVLTDVDPASPVMQEEIFGPILPVVEVADLDAAIGFINERDKPLALYAFTTSEATKSRLVNETSSGGVAWGQPVMQLLMPGLPFGGVGESGTGRYHGRYSLETFSHLKGVADVPLS is encoded by the coding sequence ATGACCGCAACACAGGGGACCGAGTCGAGGACGCACCGGACCGAAACGGCCGCGGAGGTGGTCGGCCGCCTTCGTGCGACGTTCAACACCGGCGTCACCCGCGGACTGGACTGGCGCGTCGACCAGCTGCAGCGACTGCGGGCCCTGCTGGTCGAAAACGAGCAGGAGCTGCTCGATGCGCTCTGGGCGGATCTGAGGAAGAACGCCGCCGAGGCGAAGATGCAGGAGATCGACTTCACCGTTGCCGACATCGACGAGACGCTGGCGAATCTCGAGAGCTGGCTTGAGCCTCGTCCGGTGGAGGTTCCTGCCCACTTCGGCCCCACGACAACGGCTTACACCACGTACGACCCGCTCGGGGTCGTCCTGGTGATCGCTCCGTGGAATTTCCCGCTGCACCTTCTCATCGACCCCATCATCGGCGCACTGGCCGCCGGAAACACCGTGGTGGCCAAGCCGAGCGAGATGTCGGTGCACACATCGGCAGTGGCTTCACGCCTTCTGCGCCAGTACTTCGACGCCGCCGTGCTCACCGTGGTCGAGGGAGGCGCCGAGGAGACCACGGACCTCCTGGCACAGCGTTTCGACCACATCTTCTACACGGGCAATGGCACGGTCGGCCGGATCGTCATGGCCGCCGCCGCCAAGAACCTCACCCCCGTCACGCTCGAACTCGGAGGCAAGTCACCGGTCTTCGTGGCACCTGAGGCCGACGTGGACGAGACCGCCAAGCGGCTGGTCGGCGCCAAGTTCGGCAACGCGGGGCAGCAGTGCATAGCCCCCGACTACGTACTGGCCGATCCTGCCACCGCCGCCGCACTGGTTCCCGCCCTCCGCGCGGCGGTCGAAGCTCAGTTCGGCTCCACCCCGCAGACCGCGGCCGGCTTCGGCCGGATCATCAACGAGCGGCACTTCGACCGGCTCACGCGTCTGCTGGATTCCGGCCGGGCGGCGGTGGGAGGCCGGCACGACCGCGACGACCTGTTCATCGCACCGACCGTGCTCACCGACGTCGACCCCGCATCCCCGGTCATGCAGGAGGAGATCTTCGGCCCGATCCTCCCCGTCGTCGAAGTCGCCGACCTCGATGCCGCCATCGGCTTCATCAACGAACGCGACAAGCCCCTCGCGCTCTACGCCTTCACCACGTCCGAGGCCACCAAGTCGCGCCTCGTGAACGAGACGTCCTCCGGCGGCGTGGCCTGGGGCCAGCCGGTGATGCAACTGCTCATGCCCGGCCTGCCTTTCGGTGGCGTCGGCGAAAGCGGCACGGGCCGGTACCACGGTCGATACTCCCTCGAGACGTTCAGCCACCTCAAGGGTGTCGCGGACGTGCCGCTCAGCTAG
- a CDS encoding helix-turn-helix domain-containing protein has translation MDEYPEPVHEPVDGALDPRAELSEFLRTRRARLKPEDVGLPDFGRYRRVPGLRREELAQLAGVSVGYYTRLEQGNGQHVSAEVLDAISRALRLSDAEHAHLTHLAKPKQQKKKPAGRTQQVRGPLRTLLDTMEGGPAILVGRRSDILAWNRMAAAVFGDWAELPAHERNWARLVFLRPEYRDLFVDWDHKANDVVSQLRMDAGSHPNDPRLSALVGELSVKSEEFRRLWAAHDVKDKCHSIQRLHHPLVGELDLRLESFHLADDHEQTLATYHAEPGSPSAEALRLLASWGTDATRAGAGMPPARTAR, from the coding sequence ATGGACGAATACCCCGAACCGGTGCACGAGCCCGTCGACGGCGCTCTGGACCCGCGTGCCGAGCTCAGTGAGTTCTTGCGCACCCGGCGGGCCCGGCTGAAGCCGGAGGACGTGGGCCTGCCGGACTTCGGACGGTACCGGCGGGTGCCGGGGCTGCGCCGCGAGGAGCTGGCGCAGCTGGCCGGGGTGTCGGTGGGGTACTACACGCGACTGGAGCAGGGCAACGGGCAGCACGTGTCGGCGGAGGTCCTCGACGCCATCTCCCGCGCCCTCAGGCTGAGCGACGCCGAGCACGCCCACCTCACACACCTGGCGAAGCCGAAACAGCAGAAGAAGAAGCCGGCCGGCCGCACCCAGCAGGTGCGGGGCCCCCTGCGGACGCTGCTGGACACCATGGAGGGCGGCCCGGCGATCCTCGTCGGGCGGCGCTCGGACATCCTCGCCTGGAACCGGATGGCCGCGGCGGTCTTCGGCGACTGGGCCGAGCTGCCCGCGCACGAGCGGAACTGGGCGCGGCTGGTGTTCCTCAGGCCCGAGTACCGCGACCTGTTCGTGGACTGGGACCACAAAGCGAACGACGTCGTCTCTCAGCTACGCATGGACGCCGGCTCCCATCCCAACGACCCCCGGCTGTCCGCGCTGGTGGGCGAACTCTCCGTGAAGAGCGAGGAGTTCAGGAGGCTGTGGGCCGCCCACGACGTCAAGGACAAGTGCCACAGCATCCAGCGCCTGCACCACCCGCTCGTCGGCGAACTCGACCTCCGCCTCGAGTCGTTCCACCTGGCCGACGACCACGAACAGACGCTGGCGACGTACCACGCCGAACCCGGTTCCCCGTCGGCGGAGGCACTACGACTGCTGGCCAGCTGGGGCACCGACGCGACAAGGGCGGGAGCCGGGATGCCGCCGGCACGCACGGCTCGATGA